A segment of the Defluviitalea raffinosedens genome:
TTGTATTGCATTAGAAGCTAAGATTTTTTCTGAAATTGTAAGAAAGCTTCCTGAAGACGAAGTAAAAATTACAGTAGATGCTAATCTTATGGCTACGATTAAATGTGCTAATTCTGAATTTAAAATATCAGCTCAATCTGGAGCAGATTTTCCGGAGTTACCTAAAATTGAAAGAGATAAATCCATTACACTAAAACAATCCACACTAAAAGACATGATCAGACAAACCATTTTTTCTGTGGCTACTGAAGAAACGAGACCCATTTTAACCGGAGAACTGATCCAAATCAAAAATGGAGCACTACATATGGTATCTGTGGATGGTTATAGAGTATCTTACAGAAAAACACCTTTATCAGTTGAGAATGAGGAAAATGAGGTTGTCGTTCCAGGAAAGACACTGGGAGAAATCAGCAAAATTTTTTCTTCAGAAGAAGAAGATCAGGTTTCGATATATTTTACAGACAAACATATTCTTTTTGACCTGGGAGACAGTACAGTTGTTTCCAGGTTACTTGAAGGAGAGTTTTTAAAGTACGAAAATAGCTTTTCTGAAGACTATGAAACAAGAATCACAGTGGATCGAAAAGCATTACTTATGAGTATTGAAAGAGCTGCATTGATTTCAAGAGAAGGAAAAAAGAATCCGATTAAAATGGAAATGGATTCTGATCGCTTAGTCATTACATCCAATACGGAACTGGGAACTGCTCATGAAGAACTTCCTGTTAATCTGGAAGGAAAAGATTTAATGATTGCGTTTAATCCCAAATATCTTATAGATGCCTTAAAAGTGATCGATGATGATGAAGTTGCCATTCTATTTATGTCTTCCTTAAACCCCTGCATTATCCAGCCTGTTAATGGCAATGAATATAAATATCTAATCTTACCAATTCGATTAAATGTATAATCTTTCGTAAAGTTTAATTTTTTTATCTGCAGGTAATTTAATTATTAATATGCTATAATAAAAAGTGCGATGATGTTCGCACTTTTTATCATTAAAAGAAAAGGTGATGAAGTTGGAAGAAATTAAAATAAATACAGAATACATTAAACTGGATCAATTTTTAAAGTATGTAGATATTGTTCAATCTGGTGCAGAAGCAAAATACTTTATCTCAGAAAATACCATAAAGGTAAATGGCGAAGTTGTTTTTCAAAGGGGAAAAAAATTAAGAAGCGGAGACAAGGTGGATATAAATGGTAAAGAATATATCATAATTCATTGATGGAGTGGGCATAATGTATGTTAAAGAGGTAAATTTATACCAATTTAGAAATTATGAGCAGCTCAATTTATCTTTGCATCCAAAACTTAATATTTTTTACGGACAAAATGCACAGGGAAAAACCAATATACTTGAATCTCTTTATTTATGTGCCACAGGAAGATCCCACCGAACGACCCATGAAAAAGAAGCAATTCATTGGCATAAAGATGAAGCCCATATCCGCTTATTTCTTCATAAACAAAACAGAGTAGAAAAAATAGATTTTCATTTAGACAAAAGCGGCAGAAAATCTGCCGCTCATAATGGAATCCCTATTCAAAAACTTGGAGAACTTTTAGGGATTATCAATGTTGTCATTTTTTCTCCAGAAGACTTACAGCTCATTAAAAGTGGACCTAAGGAAAGAAGGCGGTTTTTAGATATTGAGTTATGTCAACTAGACAGGATATATTATTATAATCTTCAACAATACCATAAAGTATTAAAGCAAAGAAATCATTTTTTGAAACAAATAAACAAAAATCCCAAGGATATGACCGATATATGGGACGAGCAACTGGTACATTTCGGAGAAAAAGTGATTGAAGCCAGGAAAGTATTTATAGAGAAGCTTAATCATTTGGCTTTGTTGATTCATGGTAATATTACAGCGCAAAAGGAAAAATTATTAGTCGAATATTCGCCCAGTGTGAGTAGTAACCAGTTTAGAGAAAAATTAAAAGAAAACTTAGTGCGAGATCTGCAGAGTGGGACTACTTCAATAGGTCCCCACAGAGATGATATTGTTTTTAAGGTAAATGGTATGGATCTTCGTACGTATGGTTCTCAAGGGCAGCAACGAAGCGCAGCCCTTTCCTTGAAACTGGCTGAAATTGATTTAATGAAACAAGAAACAGGAGAAGCCCCTATACTTTTATTAGATGATGTTCTTTCTGAACTAGATGAAAATAGGCAAAAAGATTTAATTGCTCATATTGATGATATTCAAACCATTCTTACTTGTACGGGAATTGAAGATTTAATATTAAAACAAATTCACAAGGGATTTGTCTATTATGTAGAAGATGGTCATATATACCCGAAAGACAGTAAAATGTTGTAACAAAAGTTTAAATAAGATACAATATACGTATTATTGTGTTTTGTAGGGAGGAAATAATGTGTTTCTGCATATTGGCGCAGATGTAGAAATCAGGTTAAAAGATTTAGTTGGTATTTTTGATATGAAATCCATGGAAGATTCAAAAATTACTACGGAATTTCTAAAAGTAGCTCGGGAAGAAGGTTTTGTTTGTGTTGTATCCAAAGATGATATAAAAACGATTATCATCACGGAAGAAAAAGGGAGAAATGTTATTTATTTGTCTCCAATTTCCTCAGCTACATTACAAAAAAGAATTCATTTGCTTAGTGATTTATCCATTATTAATTAATAGATTTACAAAATTTTGAAAAAGGAGTGAGTTATTTCATGGCTCCAGAGTATAATGAAAGCCAGATACAGATACTAGAAGGATTAGAAGCTGTCCGAAAAAGGCCCGGCATGTATATTGGAAGTACTTCTTCAAGAGGGTTGCATCATTTAGTTTATGAAATCGTAGATAATGCAGTAGATGAGGCATTAGCTGGTTATTGTGATGAAATAGAGGTAACGATTCACAAAGATAATTCAATTACCGTTGTAGACAATGGACGGGGTATACCTGTAGGCATTCACCCTCAAAAGAAGATTCCGGCAGTTGAAGTTGTATTTACCGTTTTACATGCAGGGGGTAAATTCGGAGGTGGAGGTTATAAAGTATCTGGAGGACTCCATGGAGTAGGAGCTTCTGTTGTAAATGCACTATCAGAATGGCTAAAGGTTCAAATTTTTACAGAAGGAAAAATTTATGAACAGGTGTATGAAAGAGGCAAGGTTATAAAGCCTTTAACGATTGTTGGAGAAACGGATAAAAGAGGTACTTTGGTTCATTTTAAACCGGATGCTCAGATATTCGAAGAAACGGAATATCAATTTGACACCCTAAGACAACGTCTTCGGGAAATGGCATTTTTGACCAAAGGTTTGAAAATTACCTTAAAAGATGAAAGAGAAGGAAAAGAAAAAGAGAGAACTTTTCATTATGAAGGTGGAATAAAGGAATTTGTTTCCCATCTTAACAAACATAAAACACCTCTATACAACGATATTTTTTACTGTGAAGGGGTTAAAGATGATGTAGAGGTTGAAATTGCCTTTCAGCATAATGATACTTATGTTGAAAACATATTTAGCTTTGTTAACAACATTAATACCACTGAAGGAGGTACTCATCTCAGTGGCTTTAAATCTGCCATTACAAAAACGATCAACGATTATGGCAGAAAAAATAATTTATTAAAAGAAAGTGAGAGCAATTTATCCGGGGATGACATAAGAGAAGGCATAACAGCAGTGATCAGTGTAAAAGTGTCAGAACCCCAATTTGAAGGACAAACTAAAACTAAACTTGGAAACAGTGAAGTAAGAGGTATCGTTGAAGCGATTTTTTCAGAAGAGCTCATGTACTATTTAGAGCAAAATCCTTCTGTTGCCAAAATCATTTTGCAAAAAGCCATTATGGCTGCACGGGCAAGAGAAGCAGCAAGAAAAGCCAGGGACTTAACCAGAAGAAAAAGTGTATTGGAGAGCAACAGTTTGCCTGGAAAATTGGCGGACTGCTCTGAGAAAGATCCAAATCTTTGCGAAATATTTATAGTCGAAGGAGATTCAGCAGGAGGTTCAGCAAAGTCTGCCAGGACAAGACAGACCCAGGCGATCCTTCCTTTAAGAGGAAAAATTTTAAATGTAGAGAAGGCAAGACTGGACAGGATTCTTGGAAATGAAGAAATTCGTGCCATGATCACAGCTTTTGGGACAGGCATTGCAGATGATTTTGATATTTCAAAATTGCGTTATGGTAAAATTATTATTATGACCGATGCCGATGTCGATGGAGCACATATCAGAACTTTGCTCCTTACATTTATTTATCGTTATCTTCGACAATTAATTGAAAAAGGACATGTATATATTGCTCAACCTCCTCTTTATAAGGTGGAGAAAAACAAAAAGACTTATTATGTATATAATGACAAAGAACTAGAAAAATTATTCGATGAAATTGGACGAGATGGAATTACAATGCAAAGATACAAAGGTTTGGGAGAAATGAATCCGGAACAACTTTGGGAAACAACCATGGATCCGGAAACTCGTATTTTAGTTAGAGTAGACTTAGAAGATGCAGCAGCAGCGGATGAGATTTTTACAGCTCTGATGGGAGATAAAGTAGAGCCTAGAAAAGAATTTATTCAAGAATATGCAAAGCATGTTAAAAATCTTGATATTTAATATTGCATTGACAAAGGAAGGTTAAGATGGAAGAAAAAGAATTTGATAAAATTATTCCTGTGGATATACAAGAAGAAATGAAAAGATCTTATATAGATTATGCCATGAGTGTTATTGTATCAAGAGCCTTACCGGATGTAAAGGATGGCTTAAAACCAGTACACAGAAGAATTTTATATGCTATGAATGAACTCCATTTAAGTCCCGATAAGGCGTATAAAAAGTCTGCTCGTATCGTCGGGGAAACCATGGGTAAATACCATCCCCATGGAGATAGCTCTATTTATGATGCAATGGTGAGACTTGCTCAGGACTTTTCTATTCGATATCCATTAGTTGATGGCCATGGAAACTTTGGTTCCGTGGATGGAGACAGTGCAGCTGCTATGCGTTACACAGAGGCGAGACTTAGTAAGATTGCCATGGAACTCTTAGCAGATATCGAAAAAGAGACCATCGATTTTGTACCGAATTTTGATGAATCATTGAACGAACCATCCGTACTTCCGGCAAGATTTCCAAACTTGCTCGTTAATGGTACTTCCGGTATTGCGGTTGGGATGGCAACCAATATTCCGCCTCATAATTTAAAAGAAGTGATCAATGGTGTTGTTAAAATCATTGATAACTATGTGGAATATAACAGAGAAACAGATATTGAAGAATTATTATCCATCATTAAAGGCCCGGATTTTCCTACAGGAGCAATTATATTAGGCAGAAAGGGAATCGAGGAAGCTTACAGAACGGGCAGAGGGAAAATAAAAGTAAGGGCCGTTGCAGACATTGAACAAATTTCAAGCAGTAAGCAAAGAATTGTTGTTACAGAAATTCCTTATATGGTAAATAAAGCAAGACTCATTGAAAAAATTGCTGATTTGGTGAAAGAAAAGAAGATAGAAGGAATATCTGATTTAAGAGATGAATCCGACCGCAAGGGAATGCGTATTGTTATAGAAATTAAAAAAGACTATAATGCCAATATTATACTAAATCAATTATATCAAAATACTCAGCTTCAAGATATCTTTGGTATTAACATGGTGGCTTTAGTAAATAATGAACCTAAAACTTTAAATTTAAAAGACATGTTAATCCATTACTTAAATCATCAAAAAGATGTTGTAACAAGAAGAACACAGTTTGATCTTAGAAAAGCTGAAGAAAGATCTCACATTTTAGAAGGTTTAAGAATTGCTTTAGATCATATAGACGAAGTGATTTCTATAATCAGATCTTCTTCAAGTACCCAGGAAGCAAAAGAACGCCTTATGGAAGCCTTTACATTATCGGAAAAACAAGCTCAGGCTATTGTTGATATGAGGCTTAGAAGTTTAACGGGCTTAGAAAGAGAAAAACTAGAAGAAGAATATAGAGAACTTCAAGAAACCATTAAGGAATTAAGGGCAATTCTTGGAGATGAGAAGAGACTTTATGGTGTTATTAAAGAAGAACTCCTGATTATTCGTCAAAAATATGGAGACGAAAGAAAAACGAGAATTGAAATGGATAGCGGAGAATTAGATGTAGAAGACCTCATTGCAGATGAGCCTAATGTTATTACAATGACCCATCTTGGATATATTAAAAGACTTCCTCTGAATACATATAAAAGTCAGAATCGAGGGGGAAGAGGCATTATCGGTATGCAAACCAGAGAAGAAGATTTTATTGAAGATTTATTTATTGCTTCTACCCATCACTATATTTTATTCTTTAGCAATAAAGGAAAAGTTTATAGGCTTAAAACCTATGAAATTCCTGAAGCATCCAGAACAGCAAGGGGAACTGCTATCATAAACCTGCTTCAAGTGGATCCAGATGAAAATATCACTGCAGTCGTTCCTGTAAAAGAATATAAAGAAGGAACCTATCTTCTGATGGTGACCAAAAAAGGACTTATTAAAAAGACAAGCATTATGGAATATGAAAACATTAGAAAGGGAGGGCTCCTTGCCATAAATCTTCGAGAAGATGATGAGTTAATACAAGTAAAAAATATTGTAGATGATGAACAGATCTTTATCGGAACGAAAAATGGACAAGGAATACTCTTTTCTGAAAAAGATGTCAGAGAAATAGGAAGAACAGGTATGGGTGTTCGTGCCATGACCCTTAACGATGGTGATGAGATTATAGGTGTAGGATTAATATCTGAAGGAAGAGATGTTTTATTTGTTACAGAAAAAGGTCTTGGAAAAAGAACTGATATAGGTGAATTCCATCTGCAAAAAAGAGGTGGCAAAGGTATTAAGACCTACCGATTAACAGAAAAGACAGGAAAAATCATTGGGATCAAGATGGTGTCTGAAGAAGAAGAAATCATGATGATTACCTCAGAAGGAATTATCATAAGACTTCATGTAGCTCAAATTTCAAAAACAGGAAGAGTTACACAGGGAGTTAAATTAATGAATTTAGGAGAAAATGAATCTGTTGTAGCTGTAGCAAAAGTTGTAGAAGATGAAAACTGTTAATAAAAGGAATAAGTAATATGAAAAAAAAGAGGACCATCATATTTTGGGTAGTTAGTTTGACATTGGTTATAGGATGTGTTTGGTTCATTAAAGATTTTAAGGAAGTTACGGAAGCATTTAAAAACGTCCATATTAATGCTGATAAAGCAAATAGAGAAGATCCAATCATCTTTGAAGTTTATCATAAGAATGCCTTTATCAAATCCTTTAAAACAAAGGAAGATGCCATTAATTATGCTAACAAGTATAAAGATGTTTATGTAAAACAAAAAAATACAGATGAATGGATTTGGAATAGTTTTGATCCGTATATTTTGTTTGAAAATGATAAATATATTAATGATTATGATTCTTTTTCTGATGCAGTTTTTTTTGCTAAAGAAAAAGAAGGGAGAAAAATATTCTACTTGTCCAATCAAAATGTGATTTGGTCTGATTCTGAAAACATTAAAGAAAAAGTTTTATTAGATGTGCCTGTGATCTTACAAAAGCCGGAACTTCCAAGAGGGTGTGAGGTTACAAGTCTTGCTATGCTTCTAAATTATGCCGGTATCAAAGTGGATAAAATGGAACTGGCTAAAAAGATTGATAAAGACACAACCCCTTTATCTAAAAAAGGGAACAGAACCTATTTTGGAAATCCTAATGATGGATTTGTAGGGGACATGTATTCTTTAAAAAACCCGGGATATGGCGTATATAATGGCCCTATAGAAAGATTGATGAAAGAATATATGCCTGATCAAACGGTCAACTTAACAGGCTGTGAATTTGAAGATTTATTTCATTTTCTTTCAAAGGGTCAACCTGTCTGGGCTATAACCAACACAACTTATAAAAAATTAGATGATAGTCAATTTGAGATATGGCTTACCCCCACTGGACCAGTTGAAATCACTTATAAATTACACGCTGTTTTAATTACCGGTTATGATGAAAAATATGTTTATTTTAATGATCCTTTTTATTCTAAAAAGAATATAAGAGCAAAAAAAGAAGATTTTAAAGCAGCATGGAATCAAATGGGAAGACAAGCAATATCATATGTAAGCAGTAATTAACTAAAGTGTTATTATATAAAAAACATGAAAATTTTAATGACAAGAAAGGTAGAATATGTTAATATATCGTTGATTATTTAATTTTCATAAATAAAATAAAGGAGGAAATTCTATGAGTAAGAAGATAATGAGTTTATTATTGGTATTAACTTTAGTATTTTCTATTGCATTAACTGGATGCGGTAATCAAAATCAAAACACTACTCCTGAGCAGACTACAGAAGAAACAGGAGAGAAAACAGAAGGTAGTACAGACCAAAAACCAGCAGAACCAGTTAAAGTAGGTATGGTAACAGATTCAGGTACTATAGATGATAAGTCTTTTAACCAGGGAACATGGGAAGGTATTGTAAAATATGCTCAAGATAATGCTGGAGTTATTGAAGAAAAATATCTTCAACCTTCCGGAGAACAACATACAGATTATTTAAATGCTATGAATGACTTAATTGATACAGGACATACCATTATTGTTACTCCTGGATTTAAATTTGAAACTGCAGTAAATGAAGCTGCTACAAACAATCCAGACGTATCCTTTATTTTAATTGACGGACAAACTCATAATGGAGATGGAAATTTTGTAAAACATGATAATACAGTTTGTGTTTTCTTTAATGAACATGAAGCTGGATTCTTAGCCGGAGTTGCTGCTGCACTTTCTACTAAAACCAATAAATTAGGATTTATTGGTGGAATGGAAATTCCTCCTGTACAAAAGTTTGGCTGGGGTTATCAAGCAGGAGTTGCTTATGCAAATAAAACCTATGGAACTCAAGCTGAAATTGTAGATTATATTTATCAGGGAACATTTGATGATGTTGCTGGAGGACAGACATTAGCTGCCGGAATGTATGATAAAGGTGTAGATATTATTTTCCATGCAGCTGGTGGTGTAGGTGTTGGTGTATTTAACGAAGCAAAAGAAAGAGCTGAAAAAGGCCAGGAAGTATATGTTATCGGTGTTGACGTAGACCAATATGAAGCTGGTAAAATTTCCAGTGGAAAATCTGTTACATTAACTTCAGCAGTAAAAGGTGTTGATACAGCTGCATACAATTATATTGATGCAAAACTTAACGGAACATTCCCAGGAGGAGAAGTTGTAACTTTAGGATTAAAAGATAATGCTGTAGGTCTTCCAAAAGAAAATCCAAACTTATCTGAAGATACAATTAAAAAGGTTGAAGAAACAGTTCAACAAGTTTTAGATGGTAAATTAACGATTCCTGCAACTCAAGAAGAATTAGACGCTTTCTTAAAATAATTTATCTAGTAAATAAATAATAGGGTGAAATTTCATATAAAAAACGCACAAGAATGTGCGTTTTTTATATGACTAATTATAGATAATCAATAAAGTATTGTGATATAATATTAATAAAAATGGGTTGGAGGAAATACCATGGATTATGTTATTGAGATGCTTAATATTCGAAAAGAATTTCCGGGTATCGTAGCAAATGATAATATTACATTGCAAGTCATTCCAGGAGAAATTCATGCTTTATTAGGAGAAAATGGAGCAGGTAAATCTACTTTGATGTCCATTTTATTTGGATTGTACAAGCCAGATAAAGGGATTATAAAAGTCAAGGGAAAAGAAGTTAACATTACCAATCCCAATGTGGCGACTCAGTTAGGCATTGGAATGGTACATCAACATTTTAAATTGGTACATAATTTTACGGTTACTGAAAATATCATTCTTGGTATGGAAACTATGCGTGGAGGAGCAATAGATATCAGGAGTGCTGCTAAACGTATTGAAGAATTATCACAATTATATGGCCTTAAAGTAGATCCTTATGCAAAAATAGAAGACATTTCTGTAGGTATGCAACAAAGAGTAGAAATACTAAAAATGCTTTATCGAAATGCAGAAATTCTCATCTTTGATGAACCGACTGCTGTTCTTACGCCTCAAGAAGTTGGAGAATTAATGAATATCATGCGACGTCTTGTTAAAGAAGGAAAATCTATTATTCTTATTACGCATAAATTAAAAGAAATCAAAGCTATAGCAGACCGATGTACGATTATTAGAAAAGGAAAAGGAATTGCTACCGTAGAGGTAGCTGAAACTTCAACGGAAAAAATGGCAGAGCTTATGGTAGGCCGTAAAGTGAGCTTTAGTGTTCAAAAAGCTGAACCTGTTTTAAAAGATGTTTACTTAAAAGTAGAAAACCTTATTGTAAAAGATAATAGAGGTCTTGAAGCAGTAAAGAATGTGTCTTTTGAAATTCGTGGAGGAGAAATATTAGGCCTAGCAGGGGTAGACGGAAATGGACAAACAGAGTTGGTTGAAGCTATTACAGGATTAAGAAAAGTTGAATCCGGGAAAATAATACTTAATGGACAAGAAATTCAAAATTTAGATGTTAGAAAAAGAAGTGAAGTAGGCTTAGGTCACATTCCGGAAGACAGGCACAAACATGGGTTGGTGCTGGACTTTTACCTTGAAGATAATATGATATTGGAGAATTATTATAAAGAGCCTTTTTCTTCAAGAGGTATTTTAAATAGAACTGAAATAAGAAAGTATTCTGATCGACTCATTAATGAATTTGATGTAAGAAGTGGACAAGGTAGTAAAACGATCACAAGAAGTATGTCGGGAGGTAATCAGCAAAAGGCAATTATTGCCCGGGAAATTGACAAATCTCCTTTAGTACTTATCGTTGCACAACCTACCAGAGGATTGGACGTAGGCGCTATTGAATATATTCATAAAAGGCTTGTAGAGGAAAGAGATAAAGGCAAAGCCATATTGTTATTTTCCTTGGAGCTTGATGAGATACTTAATGTATCAGATAGAATAGCTGTAATGTATGAAGGAAATATTGTAGGTATTGTCGATTCTAAGAAGACAAATGAAAATGAACTGGGTCTTATGATGGCAGGTTCTAAGGGAGGTCATGAAAGTGAGTAAAATCTCTAAAACATTAAAAAATGAAGATTTTCAAAGACGAATTATTCCTTTTTTTTCTGTATTGTTAGGATTTATTATAGGTGCTATCATCATGGCTTTTTCAGGATATGATCCTATAGAAGCTTATTCTGAATTATTAAAAGGAGCAGGTTTTTATGGCAATATCAAGAGATTCGGAGACACCCTTTTAACGATGACAAGCCTTGTGTTGACAGGGCTTTCAGTTGCTTTTGCTTTTAAAACAGGTTTATTTAATATAGGGGCTCCCGGACAAATGTTAATGGGAGGTTTTATAGCAGTATATATTGGTGTTGTGTTTGAGATGCCAAGAATTATACATCTTCCTTTTGCGGTTATTTCTGCAGCACTTCTAGGTTCTATATGGGCGTTCTTACCAGGAATTTTAAAAGCAAAATTTAGAATTAACGAAGTGGTTACAACGATCATGATGAACTGGATTGCTTATTGGAGTGTTTATTACTTTGTACCTGCCAAAATACCCGGAAACTTTAATACGGAATCTGCGGTTATCAAAAATACTGCTTCCCTTAGAACAGAATGGTTAAGTAAGTTATTTAAAGGGTCTTATGTGAATTTAGGATTTTTCATTGCTATTTTTGCAGCTATTTTTATATGGTGGATTTTAGAAAAGACCACCTTTGGATATGAACTTAAAGCTGTGGGATTTAATGCTCATGCTGCAGAATATGCAGGAATGAAAGTAAACCGTAATATTGTACTTTCTATGATGATATCAGGAGCATTATCAGGCCTTGCTGGCGCTGTGTATTATTTAGGTTATGGAAATAATATAAAAATTGGAGAACTTCCATCTCAAGGCTTTGATGGAATAGCAGTTGCACTTTTAGGGCTTAATAATCCTATTGGCGTTATTTTTTCAGCATTCTTATTTGGATTTATGAATGCAGGAAAACTATTTATGAATGCGGCTACGGAAGTACCTAAAGAACTTATTGAAATTATTATTGCTGTTATTATTTTCTTTGCAGCTGCTAATTTAATGATTAAAGGAATTTTAGCTAAAATAAACAAAGGTTTGGATAGAAATGGAGGTGGAAGTAATGCTTAATATACTTTCAAGTATGATTCCATTGGCGTTGGCTTATACAGCTCCTCTTCTTATTATTGCGCTTGGAGGATTATTTAGTGAAAGAAGTGGTGTAGTAAATATCGGTTTAGAAGGCTTAATGGGTATTGGTGCTTTTACTAGTGCGTTCTTTATATCAAGCAATTATGAGAGTATGGGAGATGTATCTATTTTACTTGGAGTGATCTTAGGGGCATTAATGGGAGGACTCTTTTCCATGATTCATGCCTTTGCAAGTATTACGATGAGAGCAGATCAAGTTATTAGTGGAACAGCGATTAATATGCT
Coding sequences within it:
- the remB gene encoding extracellular matrix regulator RemB; this encodes MFLHIGADVEIRLKDLVGIFDMKSMEDSKITTEFLKVAREEGFVCVVSKDDIKTIIITEEKGRNVIYLSPISSATLQKRIHLLSDLSIIN
- the yaaA gene encoding S4 domain-containing protein YaaA, with the translated sequence MEEIKINTEYIKLDQFLKYVDIVQSGAEAKYFISENTIKVNGEVVFQRGKKLRSGDKVDINGKEYIIIH
- the recF gene encoding DNA replication/repair protein RecF (All proteins in this family for which functions are known are DNA-binding proteins that assist the filamentation of RecA onto DNA for the initiation of recombination or recombinational repair.) is translated as MYVKEVNLYQFRNYEQLNLSLHPKLNIFYGQNAQGKTNILESLYLCATGRSHRTTHEKEAIHWHKDEAHIRLFLHKQNRVEKIDFHLDKSGRKSAAHNGIPIQKLGELLGIINVVIFSPEDLQLIKSGPKERRRFLDIELCQLDRIYYYNLQQYHKVLKQRNHFLKQINKNPKDMTDIWDEQLVHFGEKVIEARKVFIEKLNHLALLIHGNITAQKEKLLVEYSPSVSSNQFREKLKENLVRDLQSGTTSIGPHRDDIVFKVNGMDLRTYGSQGQQRSAALSLKLAEIDLMKQETGEAPILLLDDVLSELDENRQKDLIAHIDDIQTILTCTGIEDLILKQIHKGFVYYVEDGHIYPKDSKML
- the gyrB gene encoding DNA topoisomerase (ATP-hydrolyzing) subunit B → MAPEYNESQIQILEGLEAVRKRPGMYIGSTSSRGLHHLVYEIVDNAVDEALAGYCDEIEVTIHKDNSITVVDNGRGIPVGIHPQKKIPAVEVVFTVLHAGGKFGGGGYKVSGGLHGVGASVVNALSEWLKVQIFTEGKIYEQVYERGKVIKPLTIVGETDKRGTLVHFKPDAQIFEETEYQFDTLRQRLREMAFLTKGLKITLKDEREGKEKERTFHYEGGIKEFVSHLNKHKTPLYNDIFYCEGVKDDVEVEIAFQHNDTYVENIFSFVNNINTTEGGTHLSGFKSAITKTINDYGRKNNLLKESESNLSGDDIREGITAVISVKVSEPQFEGQTKTKLGNSEVRGIVEAIFSEELMYYLEQNPSVAKIILQKAIMAARAREAARKARDLTRRKSVLESNSLPGKLADCSEKDPNLCEIFIVEGDSAGGSAKSARTRQTQAILPLRGKILNVEKARLDRILGNEEIRAMITAFGTGIADDFDISKLRYGKIIIMTDADVDGAHIRTLLLTFIYRYLRQLIEKGHVYIAQPPLYKVEKNKKTYYVYNDKELEKLFDEIGRDGITMQRYKGLGEMNPEQLWETTMDPETRILVRVDLEDAAAADEIFTALMGDKVEPRKEFIQEYAKHVKNLDI
- the gyrA gene encoding DNA gyrase subunit A; this encodes MEEKEFDKIIPVDIQEEMKRSYIDYAMSVIVSRALPDVKDGLKPVHRRILYAMNELHLSPDKAYKKSARIVGETMGKYHPHGDSSIYDAMVRLAQDFSIRYPLVDGHGNFGSVDGDSAAAMRYTEARLSKIAMELLADIEKETIDFVPNFDESLNEPSVLPARFPNLLVNGTSGIAVGMATNIPPHNLKEVINGVVKIIDNYVEYNRETDIEELLSIIKGPDFPTGAIILGRKGIEEAYRTGRGKIKVRAVADIEQISSSKQRIVVTEIPYMVNKARLIEKIADLVKEKKIEGISDLRDESDRKGMRIVIEIKKDYNANIILNQLYQNTQLQDIFGINMVALVNNEPKTLNLKDMLIHYLNHQKDVVTRRTQFDLRKAEERSHILEGLRIALDHIDEVISIIRSSSSTQEAKERLMEAFTLSEKQAQAIVDMRLRSLTGLEREKLEEEYRELQETIKELRAILGDEKRLYGVIKEELLIIRQKYGDERKTRIEMDSGELDVEDLIADEPNVITMTHLGYIKRLPLNTYKSQNRGGRGIIGMQTREEDFIEDLFIASTHHYILFFSNKGKVYRLKTYEIPEASRTARGTAIINLLQVDPDENITAVVPVKEYKEGTYLLMVTKKGLIKKTSIMEYENIRKGGLLAINLREDDELIQVKNIVDDEQIFIGTKNGQGILFSEKDVREIGRTGMGVRAMTLNDGDEIIGVGLISEGRDVLFVTEKGLGKRTDIGEFHLQKRGGKGIKTYRLTEKTGKIIGIKMVSEEEEIMMITSEGIIIRLHVAQISKTGRVTQGVKLMNLGENESVVAVAKVVEDENC
- the dnaN gene encoding DNA polymerase III subunit beta, which produces MKVSCTKNDLLNSVNIVLKAVSSRTTLPILECILLETDQNALKLTGNDLELGIESTIPATVEKSGCIALEAKIFSEIVRKLPEDEVKITVDANLMATIKCANSEFKISAQSGADFPELPKIERDKSITLKQSTLKDMIRQTIFSVATEETRPILTGELIQIKNGALHMVSVDGYRVSYRKTPLSVENEENEVVVPGKTLGEISKIFSSEEEDQVSIYFTDKHILFDLGDSTVVSRLLEGEFLKYENSFSEDYETRITVDRKALLMSIERAALISREGKKNPIKMEMDSDRLVITSNTELGTAHEELPVNLEGKDLMIAFNPKYLIDALKVIDDDEVAILFMSSLNPCIIQPVNGNEYKYLILPIRLNV
- a CDS encoding C39 family peptidase, with translation MKKKRTIIFWVVSLTLVIGCVWFIKDFKEVTEAFKNVHINADKANREDPIIFEVYHKNAFIKSFKTKEDAINYANKYKDVYVKQKNTDEWIWNSFDPYILFENDKYINDYDSFSDAVFFAKEKEGRKIFYLSNQNVIWSDSENIKEKVLLDVPVILQKPELPRGCEVTSLAMLLNYAGIKVDKMELAKKIDKDTTPLSKKGNRTYFGNPNDGFVGDMYSLKNPGYGVYNGPIERLMKEYMPDQTVNLTGCEFEDLFHFLSKGQPVWAITNTTYKKLDDSQFEIWLTPTGPVEITYKLHAVLITGYDEKYVYFNDPFYSKKNIRAKKEDFKAAWNQMGRQAISYVSSN